CCCGGACCGCACAGCCCACCGCCGCTGCTCGGCGAGCACACCGACGACCTGTTGGGCGAACTCGGCTACAGCGCCGACGAAATCGCTTCCCTGCGCGAGGAAGGAGCGGTATGAGCACTCCCGCCTTCAACACCACCCAGGAGTACGAGGACGCGGTCACGGGATGGTGGCGAACCGGAATCAGCCGCATCCGGCCCGGCGAGATCCTGCTGCGCGGGTATCCCGTCGAGGAACTGATCGGCGAGGTGTCCTTCGTGGACGCGATCTGGTTGATGCTGCGCGGGGACCTCCCCGCGCCCGGTCAGCGCAGACTTCTCGAAGCCGCTCTGGTCGCGGCCGTCGACCACGGTCCGCAAGCCCCGTCCATCGCCGCCGCCCGGATGGCGGCCACCTGCGGGCTCGGGCTCAACAATGCCGTCGCAACCGGAGTGAACCTCCTCGGCGATGTCCACGGCGGCGCGGGACAGCAGTGCATGCAACTTCTGGCTGATCTGGCGGAAGCCGCTTCAGGAGGCGGAGATCTCGATGCGGCCGCGGAACGACTCGTGGCCGACCACCGCGCCTCCGGGAATCGCGTTCCCGGCTTCGGGCACCGGTTCCACCCACGAGATCCACGTCGCGATCCGCTGCTGACATCGGTCGAGCGTGCCGTCGCCCGCAACGAGGTTCCAGGCTGGGCACTGCGCGCCGGAACGGCGCTCGAACGCGCACTCGCCCAGGGCCGCAGCCGCCCCGTCCCGATGAACATCGACGGTGCCACGGCTATCGTCTACAGCGAACTCGGCTTCCCGCCCGAACTCGGCCGAGGCCTGTTCGTCCTCGCTCGAAGCGTCGGCATCCTCTCCCACGCCTGGGAGGAGAAATCGGCGGGGGCACGCATCAAGGGCCCGATTCCCCGCCCGTTGCTGCCCGACTACAACGGTCCCGGGCGCCGCGACCTCTCGAACGGAAACCCGGGGTAAGGCTTCCCGATCGGGATCCGGCAACCCGCCCAGCAACGGCAGGAAGTTCGTCGACCGGTCTGGCACGTTATGCCAACCCCGAGGCGGATGTCCGGTCGAACACCGAGAACCGCCCACTCAGCCGTGGACGACAGGCTGCTGGGCTGCCGGACGGCTGGGCCGCCGGGGCTACGGCCCCGGGTGATCAGGGCTGGGAAGGCCGGTCGACCGGGAGCTTGCGGGCCAGCGTGCCGGTGAGGGCCAGGCCCGCTGCGGTGACCCACAGGACGCCCGCGGCGCCGAGTCCGGCGGCGACCAGGCCGATCGCGCCGGGGATGACGACCTGACCGGCGCGATTGCCGGTGAGCCGCAACGACATCGCGCGACCGCGCGCGCCCGCGGGGGCCGATTCGGCGAGCCAGGACATCGTCAGCGGTTGTCCCACGCCGAGGCCGAAGCCGGCCACGGTGACCGCGATGAGCAGCAGCCAGACCGGCACCGGAGCGGCGGCGACGGTGATCCCCGCGGCGGCGCCGAAGATGCTCAGGATCAGCAACCTGCGTCGCCCGAGCACCTCCGAGAGACGTCCGAGGAAGAACCGCGACATCATCGACGAGGCGGCGCGCAGCACCAGCAGCGTGCCGATCAGCGCCGAGGCGATACCGCGTTCGGCTCCCAGTGCGGGCAGGTAGACCAGGGAGATGTCGACCGCGGCCAGCACGGTGCACGCGGTCAGGAGTGCCCCGGCCAGTCCCGGCAGGCGCAGCAGCGAGCGCACACCGATGTCGCTCGCCGCAGCCGGGCCGCGATCGGTCCGGGCGTCCTGGATCCCGAAGGTCAGGGCGAAGAGGACGACCGCGATCGCGATGCTCCCCTGGAAGATCGGCGTGGTGTCCGGGATCGCCCGCGTTCCGCCGAAAGCCACGATCAGCAGCGGCCCGGCGGCCTGGCCGAGCGAGGCGGCGAAGGTGTAGTAGCCGAACGCGGCGTCCATCCGGCCGGATGCGGTGCTGTTGGCCACCAGCGCCTGCTGGCCGACGATCGCGCCCAGGTGCGCGGTGCCGAGCACCACGCTGCCCGCCACCAGGCCGGGCACGGTGTCGCCGAGTGCCAGCAGCAGTGTGCCCACTGCGCACATCAGCAGGCTGCCGGCCAGCATCACCCGCCGTTCGCCGATCCGGTCGACGATGTGGCCCGCGGGCAGTGCGAGCACCAGCGGGACCAGCGCGAAGCTGCCGGAGAGCACGCCGAGCCAGGACGCCGGAACGCCCAGTTCCAGCGCCCGGTAGGTGGTGGCGGGACGCAGTACGAAGGTGATGAGCTGGGTCAGCGCGGCGTGCGCGAGCAGCACCCAGACCCGCCAGTTCGCGGAGGTCACCGCAGCAGACGCCGGGTCGCTTGGGTGGCGAGGCTGGTGTCGATGTGCTCGGTCATCACCGCGGCCGCACCGTCGGAATCACCCGCGATGACCGCCTCGGCCAGCATCCGGTGCTCCTCGTCCTTCTTGGCCCTGGCCTCCGGGCCGCGGTCGACCTCCAGGGCGAACCTGCGGTAGCGGTCGGCCTTGTCCCACAGGCTGTCCAGGGCTTCGATGAGCAGGTCGTTGTGCGCGGCCTGGTAGATCGCGCGGTGGTAGCGCCGGTGGTGCAGGAGGTGCTCGTAGTCGGGGTTTCCCGGCATCGCCCGCAGGCCTTCCAGGGACGCGCGGATCTCGGCGATGTCCTCCTTGGTGCGCCGTTGCGCGGCCAGCGACGCAGCCAGCGGGTCGAGGGATCTGCGCATCTCCAGCAGATCGCGGTTCTCCTCGGCTCTGAGCTCGGTGACCTTGGCGTCGCGGTGGGCGCCGAGTTCGACCAGCCCTTCGGCCTTCAACCGCCGCAGGGCTTCCCGGAGCGGGGTGGTGCTGATGCCGATGCTGCGCGCGAGCGTCGCCTGGTTGATCACGGACCCCGGTGGGAACTCGCCCGAGAGGATCTTCTCCCGCACCTTGTCGTAGGCGACGTCGCTCTTGGTCGTCAGCGGCGTTACCGGTTCTGCCATCGCCCAACCTCCTGACTCGCCTATAGCCTACAACGCCACTTGATGCGGACTTGTGGTCGGCGGATGAGTGCATTTCACAAGGGCGAATGTGGAAATCATCCAGGACCGAGGTGGGCTAGTGGCGGCCTTGGGGATGCTTGACCGGCGAAGGTTATAACCTCCCAGATGTGCGAGCGCCCCGGCAGCAGCGCGCTGCGCCGGTAGACGCCGTCTCGTGCTCGGCAGAGCGATGCGCGAGTGAAGCCGCGCGATCGAAGTTCTGGGAAGGACCTCGCAGAGAACGCAGACCGCTACGATTCGTTACCGCCTGGGCGTCCTGGAAGGCGATGAGATCGGTCCCGAGATCGTGCCGGCCGCGGTGCAGTCCCTCGACGCCGCATTCGAGGCCACCGGCGTGCGGGTGGAGTGGACCCGGACACCAGCGGCACCGCCGCCTTCGGAGACCTTTCCCGGGTGCAGATCGCGTGGAGTCGCTCACCGCTGGAAGCGTCTTCGGTTACGCTGCCTGCCGTGTCCGAACAAACGTGGTCGCCCGCTCCTGGGACGCCTGTGGTCGAGTACCGGTCCAGCCGGGCGTTGTTCATCGGCGGGCTGGCCATGTTCGTCTTCTTCGGGTTCGCCGCCCTCTTCTCGGACATCGGGACCCCGTCGAACACTCCGCGATCCAATTATGCCCCGGGCTACGGGGTGTTCATGATGGGCGCGTTCGCGCTGGGCGGCCTGCTGCTGATGGTCGGCTCCATTCCCCGCACGCATCGCTTCGCCGTCGACGAACGTGGACTGTGGTGGCGAGCCGGCCGCAAGTCGGACCTGATCGCGTGGGAGGAGCTGCACGCCGTGCGCGGCCAGGAACCGCGCCCGCCGGTCAAGGATGACCCGAACTCCAAGCTGCTGCGGTCGGCCCTGGTGTTCACCCCCGTGGACCGCCGCTTCATCACCCGCCACCGGGCGCTGCTGCCAGGCCCGCTCACTCCCGATCCGGAAGTGGAGCTGAGGCTGCCGAACACCGCCACGGTCAAGCAGTTGACCCAGGAGATAGCCAGGGTCCGGCCGGACCTGCTCCCCTAGGCGACGGCCGCGGCCGGTTCGGGCATCGCAAGAGCTCAGCCGGA
This portion of the Saccharopolyspora antimicrobica genome encodes:
- a CDS encoding citryl-CoA lyase, with the protein product MSTPAFNTTQEYEDAVTGWWRTGISRIRPGEILLRGYPVEELIGEVSFVDAIWLMLRGDLPAPGQRRLLEAALVAAVDHGPQAPSIAAARMAATCGLGLNNAVATGVNLLGDVHGGAGQQCMQLLADLAEAASGGGDLDAAAERLVADHRASGNRVPGFGHRFHPRDPRRDPLLTSVERAVARNEVPGWALRAGTALERALAQGRSRPVPMNIDGATAIVYSELGFPPELGRGLFVLARSVGILSHAWEEKSAGARIKGPIPRPLLPDYNGPGRRDLSNGNPG
- a CDS encoding MFS transporter, yielding MTSANWRVWVLLAHAALTQLITFVLRPATTYRALELGVPASWLGVLSGSFALVPLVLALPAGHIVDRIGERRVMLAGSLLMCAVGTLLLALGDTVPGLVAGSVVLGTAHLGAIVGQQALVANSTASGRMDAAFGYYTFAASLGQAAGPLLIVAFGGTRAIPDTTPIFQGSIAIAVVLFALTFGIQDARTDRGPAAASDIGVRSLLRLPGLAGALLTACTVLAAVDISLVYLPALGAERGIASALIGTLLVLRAASSMMSRFFLGRLSEVLGRRRLLILSIFGAAAGITVAAAPVPVWLLLIAVTVAGFGLGVGQPLTMSWLAESAPAGARGRAMSLRLTGNRAGQVVIPGAIGLVAAGLGAAGVLWVTAAGLALTGTLARKLPVDRPSQP
- a CDS encoding GntR family transcriptional regulator — its product is MAEPVTPLTTKSDVAYDKVREKILSGEFPPGSVINQATLARSIGISTTPLREALRRLKAEGLVELGAHRDAKVTELRAEENRDLLEMRRSLDPLAASLAAQRRTKEDIAEIRASLEGLRAMPGNPDYEHLLHHRRYHRAIYQAAHNDLLIEALDSLWDKADRYRRFALEVDRGPEARAKKDEEHRMLAEAVIAGDSDGAAAVMTEHIDTSLATQATRRLLR